The genomic stretch AAGACCCTTGCATTAACGACGATGAAGTTTTGGTCAAAGTCGAAGCCACCGCTCTGAACCGGGCCGATACTCTTCAGCGAAAAGGCGCCTATCCACCACCCAAAGGTGCCAGCCCATATCCAGGTCTCGAATGTTCCGGCACTATAGAGGCCGTCGGTAAAAACGTCTCCAGATGGAAAGTTGGAGACCAGGTCAATTTAACTTCTCGTTTTAAACTACTCAACATACTTGTCAGTTGTcactttataattattcaaCAACTTGAAAGCTTCTATTTGTACTAAATTTTTGATGTTCTGGGTAAAAATTAAGTCGTTAACTCTcattataaagaaattaattaccTTTTTCCGTAAAATAGAACTGGGCATTGGAGAGggttttatcttttcttttttaaatttcaaattattgaattttaggGGATAGTCTTTATAAAgaagttattttatcttttcattttttctatattcaTAGAGGAGCGTTTTAATGGCTAATAGTTTTGTTGATTAATCGTGTTCACTTAATTTTTATGCTTAAATTAGTTCCTTAGAATATTTGGACGCTGTTGAAGCGCTTTAATGGCAATGAAAGTGAGTGTTGGATTGCAAAATCATCGTGCTCTATGCTTGTAATAGTGACTATAAGGGACCGAGAATATAAGTTTTGGTATTATCACGGTCATGATTGTGTCTTTCACTGAGGTACTAAATGTACATGAATATTGTGCAATAAAGTGTGTGGTGATTTTCCTTTGTTGTGTTTTGTAGGTTTGTGCTCTACTTACTGGAGGAGGATATGCTGAGAAAGTTGCAGTTCCAGCTGGACAAGTTCTTCCTGTGCCCTCTGGTGTTTCACTCAAAGATGCTGCTGCTTTTCCTGAGGTGGCATGCACTGTTTGGTCCACTATTTTTATGACCAGTCACCTATCACCTGGGGAGGCACTACTGGTATCTTTAAATATATCCTGTATTTTGATTCAGAATTGTTTACTATTATTGTTTACCAGATGTGAAAAACATATTGATGGCTATGTATAGCTGGTAGTATCTGTTTCAGTTCGAATTTCTTTATCATAAGTAgtttatatttcaatttgttGCATGGATTAGTAGTACAATACTGAATCAAGCAAAGATCAAATACATGCTGCTGGAAAACATGAGGAAAACAGACAATATATTCAACTTGCAACTATTGCTTGCTGACATGCTTTGTTCTTGCATATAAATTCTTCCCTTTCCTTGGGTATATTATTAGTATAGTTGGACATCTCTCCCATTCTTCTTATgccatataattgagtataatCGAGTCTCATTTTGTGTATTGGTACCAAGTCTTGCTCACAAACTTGAGCACTTGTTAATCCATTGTGCCACTCTATGGCTGACATGCCTTTATAGCCACTGCATCATGCCTTTTTGGACTGTTTACTGGTAGATAGCCATCACAAAGACCGAAATTTGAAGTGTATGTAGGTGCCACAAGGAGTAATTTCCaacttaaaacaatttattatatGAGTGACCATGAATCTCCTTGTCATTTAAGTCATAGGAGTATGTGCTATGCAGCTTAATATGTGAACTAACGGCTATTAAAATATCAGGTTCATGGGGGTTCTAGTGGAATTGGTACATTCGCAATTCAGATAGCTAAAAGCCAAGGAGTGAAAGTGTTTGTGACAGCAGGTCTAGCTgcaattttcatttatctagCCCATTTAGcccattcatttttattattcatgtaTTGTAAATATTGATCTCCAGGCAGTGAGGATAAGTTAGCTTTTTGCAAGGGTCTTGGTGCTGATGTGTGCATCAATTACAAGACAGAGGACTTTGTTGCTCGAGTGAAGGATGAAACTGGTGGGAAAGGTATTCACTTGGCTTAatgaaattttggtttatgttgAAATTTGTACTCTTCTATGAACATCCTTTTGCTTCATATTTACAAGGATTACATATATGCAGATATTTTATCTTCAGAACCTGACTTAAAATGGATGAATGCAGGTGttgatgtaattttagataGTATGGGAGCATCCTACTTCCAGCGTAACTTGGATAGCTTGAATATCGATGGGAGGCTTTTTATTATTGGCACCCAAGGTGGTGCAAAAACCGAACTAGATATCCGTTCTTTGTTTGCAAAGCGCCTCACTGTGCAAGGTATGGCAGTAGCCTTTCGTTTATGCTGTGTTTTGGTGTTGTAGGATCAATTTCATTTCTGTCATCCTAGGTGATCAGGGTTATATCTTTTGgggaaaagtaaaataatttttttgaaaaggtaaaagttctagaaaatttcatattgaattataataagAAAGTATACAGTTGGACATTATTTTGTGTAAGAGTGTGACTTTGATGTGTAGTGCTTCTTGTTCGAAGAAGTTATATATGGAGAAACCATCATTTTGGATGCACATCTGGATCCATGATTCAAAAATGTTCTTTTTTAAAGCTTTTTTATTCTTCATTCTTgccatatcaatttttttatttgtgtctATATCatacataaattattatctcGTTATACTCAGGTTAGATTGAAATGATCAGGATTGATATGTCAGAAAATCTTCCATTGAATACTggatttattgaaatttcaacattAGTGATATacagtttcttttttcttttttaaatgttgTCTTATGTTTTCTTGGAGACGATACTTTTGGATATATATCTGATATATATGGGTTTATAAATTGGTCATTACGTTCAGCGGCTGGCTTGCGAACCAGAACTTTAGAAAACAAAGCAGAAATTGTCTCCGAGGTGGAGAAGAATGTTTGGCCTCCAATCATGGCGGGCAAGGTGAAGCCTGTGATCTACAAGTCATTTCCATTATCTCAAGCAGCAGAGGCTCACCAGCTCATGGAAAGCAGTAACCATATCGGGAAGATACTGCTTGTTCCATGAATAAAACCAATCCTTTAGATCATTATATTCTTCCCAGGATGTTCAAATACTTTGGTGAGAATTTCATATGGATATATAATTGGTCAAAGTTGAGTTCTTGTATGAATAATGTCGAGAGACACTGTAAGATTTGTGGAATTGCTTGATTTACATATGGACATGGAAGAAGACCGCTCTGATTGATTGATATTTGGTGTAAAGCACGAACTAGACCCATGAAAAGGGATGAAACGCATTTTGAGATGATAATAAACTGTTTACTTCTGAGTGGTTTCTATTTTTCCACCCTTTGTTTGGTTTGCAAACATTCTTTTAAGTACActctttatatcatttaatcaaaattcaagttaaaagatatcgcatattttttaaattgaatcaaatttgagttaagaaATGATTAGTTTACTTCGGTTAGAATTTATAGTTTGTATTtgttatttagtttgatttgagtttgtaaCTCGAATAAATAGTCAAATGTATGTCTTATATTTATGCTTCTTTCTTTTGTGTTTagaagcaaaaaaataaatagaaataaatcaatttttttaacacatgttttatttttcaaaaagacaaaaattttgttatttatacataaaaagctttaaaataaaacaaaaataatttgtcTCTAAAACAAAAAACATCAGAAAAtccctaaattaaaaaatgaccgAACACCTCACCATGCATGGTGGAAAATACCAAAGTACCCCCACTATGCATGTGAAGTAATCAAAACCCCCGGCACCTTGCATACTAAAACTGACACTTATAGCTCCCACTACCACATGATCTGCATTGTTTGAAAAATCGCAAAAGCACCCCATCTCCAACTCTACTCATTATGTGAATCACGCGTGGTGAGAATGAATCACCACCAATCTCGAtttttaaaacccaattttatcattaatcaattctatatatattttaacacaaaactCCTAACAAATTTCATCTAAAATACGATAAATTTAAGCTATTTctgaaatattcaaaattaaaaatatcaattttacccTCCCTGTCATCCATTCTAACAGATGAAGCTAACGACAAGGGGGTTTATATGTAGTTTCTGAAGTTAGTAGGGGCGGATTTTAGTTTCTGGGGTGTATTgtccaaaaggaaaaaaaatccatGAACTTGTAAATTAAGAGATGAACAAGAAATTGAATGGAATAAATGTTTCAGCCAGATGAAGCTATTTATGAAAAGCCAAGATCTTCATATAGGTCAAGATACCTACCCTTGAATGATTCTTCTTCTAATCACTGTGGGACTTGTgtagaaaaagaagagaagatgcAATGCTTTTTGGACTCTTAAAACTTGATTATCTGGAGTCCTTTTTCTTATCTTGCTCATGTGAATCATGTTAagcatataataatttatgacgAGGGCACaaacattataaaattgacCAGAAATTACTATTCTATTAGCCATTATAACTGTATAATTGTTTCAGATGGAGCTGGAGAGAACCAAAGAGAATATTTTGTCAAACGAAGAAAACAATGAAGGCTATAATAATTACAAGCCCAGGAGGGCCGGAAGTGCTGCAGTTACAAGAAGTGGAGGACCCAGAAATCAAAGATGATGAAGTCCTTATCAAAGTTGAGGCGGCTGCACTGAATCAGGGTGATATTTATCAGAGAAAAGGCCTTTATTCTCCGCCAAAAGGTGCGAGCTTATACCCTGGTCTTGAATGCTCTGGCACCATTGAATCCGTCGGTAGACATGTTTCTCGATGGAAAGTTGGCGATCAGGTGATCTAGTCTTAAGTTATTAATGAGTACAAATTCATATATGAGATGTTTCGAAAGTACTGATGGAGATTACAGGTATGTGCTCTTCTCGCTGGTGGTGGGTATGCTGAGAAGGTGGCGGTTTCAGCTGGTCAAGTGCTTCCTGTGCCATCAGGTGTTTCTCTCAAGGATGCTGCTTGTTTACCTGAGGTTGCTTGCACCGTTTGGTCTACTGTCTTTATGAAGAGTCACCTTTCTGCTGGAGAAACATTTCTGGTAAACCATTAGCTTCTTTTATGTTTATCCTATTCGAATTTTGTGATTGTTCGAGTCTGATTAAGCCTCTCCATGCTTCTTTTCATGTTATGGCATATATTGGTTAAGTCTCCTTGCTCTTTAAGTTTTGACCAAATTATTGAGAATGAACCAGAGAACCCACATTGTCTCCTAAGTATAATTGCTGTAAATTTACAGATTGGATTTTTCTATTCCTGCTCTAGATGCACTATCTTTCaccttataaaataaattgaaactaaatgtcaatataaaatttaggcAAGAAGTCTCTTATGAAAAGCTTGATATATGTACTTAGAACTTTGAGGTTTCAGGTTCATGGGGGCTCTAGTGGAATTGGTACATTTGCAATTCAAATGGCTAAATACCAGGGAGCTAGAGTAATCATCACAGCAGGTCATTACTCCATTTTATCTTATGAATTAATCCATATTTCATTGGTCATCTATTTCTTTCTATGTAGCAGGGAGCGAGGAGAAATTAGCTGCCTGCAAGAATCTTGGAGCTGATGTGTGTATCAATTATAAGACAGAGGACTTTGTTGCACGAGTAAAGCAAGAAACTGAAGGGAGAGGTACTTTACCCTGCACTGTAAACCTGAATTTTGATTTCTGTTGGAAAATTTTCCCTTGCATAGAGCAATCATTGTTCTTTGGAGCCAATTACTTGAAAATGGTCAATGGCAGGTGTTGATGTAATTCTGGATTCTGTTGGAGGACCCTACCTGCAGAAAAACTTTGACAGCTTAAATGTTGATGGGAGGCTTTTTATTATTGGAGCCCTCAGTGGAATGGCTGCAGAAATAAACCTCAGTTCTTTGTTGGCAAGACGCCTGACAATACAAGGTTTGAGTGTTAGCAGAGCCCTCTATTTCtactcattttcattttagcaTGTTCGGGGTAGAATGAAGTTGTTATTGTGTTCAGTCATTCTTAAATGGTTATAACATTGGTGATTACATATGCAGCGTCTACATTGCGAGGCAGAAATCCAGAAGACAAGGAGATAATTGTTAGGGAGGTGGAAAAGAATGTTTGGCCTGGAATTATGGAAGGTAAGGTGAAGCCTGTGGTGTACAAGTACTTTCCATTATCCAAAGCAGCTGAGGCTCATAGGCTTATGGAAAGCAGCAAGCATATTGGGAAGATTCTGCTTCTCCCATGATTCTGCAGGTCTTGAAGTTACAGTTCCATTGAATGACAAGGTTTTAGACCTCTTACAAGCTTTTGCAATTGGGGACAATGCTCAATTGCATCTATGGTTTGGAAATGCAGTTTTTCTGTTATTATCTTATCATTTGAGAATAAGTGACTGATGAAGCGTTTTCATTTTGCTTACTTACAATCAATATAATGCTGAAGTGATTCATCTGAATCATGAATAATTTGATGTCTTAATAGCTTAATTTGGAGAACACTTATTTACATGCCACATTGGATGTGGGCAATTAGGTTATAGAGTCCACACAGATTGCACAATGCATATGCATTAAGTTATATGTCAAGTTggagaagaagcaaaagattgGAATAAATTGCATGGACAAAATGAGAAAAGCTTCTTCTTTGTAATCTTAGTGTTGTAATATGACAGCTTAAAACACATAACAACCCAGAAACTTTCTAAAGCATCATAATGAGTTGTCGCCATTAATCTGTCAGGACTGAGGATTGGAATTTCACTCACTGCAATGAGCTTCTATTGCAAGGGTTTTCAGCAGTCCAGGGCAAGCATCCCCAAGGTTAGCTGAGGACACAGGGATTGAACATTCTACCTGGTCAATGCAAGCCTGAAATTCCATTCAAATATGTGAGGATAATATGTGGAAAAATTGAATGTTACAAtttcagaaaataaaattttagggatcTCAGTAAAAATGAGGTCATTAGTAAAATGTTATAAAAGTACAATGCCAGAATGACATTGAACCTCTACTGAAGATATCTTCAACAAATGACCCAGCAGGGCTAGAATTCAGCTGAAAATTCGTCAATGTAACATAGCTGAACTCATCTGCAATTCAGATTGGAGCCTGTGTTTCTGGATTCATATTTTATGCAAGTAAAGAAAGGCCTTTCATACCTTCTCCACAATTGATAAGACATCAGCATGACAAGTTCCTGGACTAAATGTGCCACAATTTCCTTCAGTAGTTCCATAGCTGGCAAAATTAACAGAAGTAATTTTCCATCCTTGTTCACAAGTCAGTCGAACTTCAGGGACTTGAGAAACGAATTGTGAGTTTGGTTTCCAGGAATCGGCTGCTGGTGGATCAGCTTCTGATACAAATGAACATATATCTTGGCCAGTTCTTGTTTGCACGGAAATCTTTGATGGGTCACCACCAAGCTCTTCATAAAGGACTAATAAGTTTTTGCCAGGGTGTACCCAAGATCGCGGGATATGATACCTGACATTATTATCTCTTCATAACTATTgtaatatatgttaaaaaaaaatgtgaatacTATCTTTTTCTAGGCAGCATCAGAGAACTAAAACAAGAAGTTCATCGGCGCTTACAATGTTTGAGCAGGTTGACCACACCCTTTTTGACATGTAGATGAATAATGAGTTCCCCGGTAATCGCAATTTTCAGTACAACCGGTTGATGGTGAGAGATAAGCAGGCCAATAGCGCCCTATGCTCTGTCCATTAACCCAAGCTTGACCCTTCCCCATGCTAGCAAGATTTAGGACTAAGGGGCCCTTCCCGTCTGGGGCAGAGAAAGTAGCCTGAGGATGACAAAAAGTAAAACtgtattgaaataaaaaaagaagtgaAATCTTTTCCACTAATCAAAGCAAAGAGAGAAGGAAGTCCAGGTTCTCAATATAGTTTACCtatgattaatttaatagaattattcGATGCATCATGTACTAGAACTCTCAGATTCTGTAAATTAAAACAAGCTCACAAGACTGAAGGGATATAAACTTGCAGGTAAATTGTTCAGTATGCTTAATTCTACTTCTCTGTTAATTAGATGAACTGACCAATGATCTTTCAAAGGTTAGGATGTTCAAGAGATCAGCCACCGTCTATCTACTTCAGGAGTGAACTATATGAACACATTAACTCTGAAGAAGTGTTGCTGAGGAATTCCAACCACATTTTGCATCAACAATGTACAAAAATGTGTTTAGCTAGCATCAGAACCAGGTTTCATCATATTCACAcacctagggctggattcgagccgagccagctcgagcttgagctcggctcggctcggttcgagcccgaaacgagccaggctctgctcggctcgatcgagctcaagccgagctcgagctggctcggtagattttttttaaaattttttatacaaaacaacgtcgttttgatccgtatatatacacaaaacgatgtcgttttgatatgaaaaacgagccgaaccgagccataaacgagccgaactcgagccgagcctgagctggctgcgagccgagctcggctcggctcgaatccagccctgcACACACCAAAAGTTGATCGACAATACTAATGTGCTACAGTTTACATTATTGTAGAGGTAAAAGCGAAGGCAACAACTGCTTTAGATAATGAAATTTCACACACATTAGCTTACCTTGTACCATATCAGGCTCTTATTAACAGGTAGAATACTCCCATGAGTCCATAATGAACTGTTTGCAAGACTTACTTTATTAAGTCCAAGATATTCTCCTTCGACTCCAACCTGAAAGGAAGGAAACATGTGGCTGAATATGGTTGAACTTGCTTAATACAGTCATGTAAGACACCAAGAGCAAGCCGATTGTATTAATCTGTGTAATCAAACCTGATAGGTCCATTCTCCAGAGGAAAGGTCAGTCTTGCCATTCTTCGAGCCAATAAGAGCAACCAAAAATATTCCTGCTTCGGCAATATCAAACCATGGTCCAAAATTCTGTTggatattaaaagaaaagaagcaaaatattAAGTCTGATGCCTTGGCACTGAAAAGAACTCAATATACTCTAGTAATTTTGTGTACCTGCACACCAACCATCATGCTCAACAAATCCAGTGTATTATTTCCTTCCTTGAGACTTATCTTCTTATTGATTGAGAAATTTGCAAAGTCATGATTTCCATATCCAAATGCTGAAAAAGATCAAACATATAACATAGATCAATCTTTAAAAACACACACGGACTAATCTTGGTGACAGTTTTGGGAAACAGAGATTGTCACTGCCAGCACTGAATAATGTTCTACAGAGTAAGAGATTCAggttaattgaaaaaaaaggaaatttttgtAATTGGAACAATGAACTTCATTTGTAAGAAAACAGTTTGGGAGAAAACCATAACAGGGAAAAGAATGATTTTCTACTGGATTAAATTACAGCAGCTACGTTTCTTATTTGATAAAAGCAGAAGAGCTGTTGAAGACTGCCACTATCGGAAGAAAACTACCATACAATACACTTCAAAAAATTTCTGGATTTCTTGAATAAACTTAAACAAATCATAGCTTTCACTGAAAAATCTGTCTTTTAATGAAGCAACAAAACGGTTCCGACTTGAAGTTCTAAGAAGGCAAATGATTCACATCCATATACCATGAGAAATACTTTTTTAGAACTTCTCTCAAATttctagaaaaaaatttaagaatttcaACATGAAAGGATCTAATCATTGAACAGGAAGACAAAGTAAAGATGGCAGAAACAATTACACTACATCCCATAAGGTACCCACCTACAAGCTTTTTGTTTACAAAAACGAGTGCTGCATGTCCCAAACTCTCAATATTAAGAACAGCTTCTTTCTCTTCACCACTCACATTAATACTGCCAATATTGCACAATGAAAATATCAGCACAGATTAACATAGGAGGAAAGAAGTTAGTATTATATCACCTAGATGACCAAAAGGTTCACCAAAAGGAGGCACAAAATGGGCTAGTAGGTTTTGCATTTATTGAAATAGTGAATAATGTAAACTGGAAAACAGAAGACCAGAAAGAAGACATAGAGTTTAAAGAGTTAAACTTGATAAATTTGGTGGATTAGAACCAGTTCAGAAGATACCTCTAGCTAAACTGTCCAAAATAGGAAACCACCAAGAAGAACAATTAATACAAAATGTATTACCTTGTTGTGTACCATAGATAATCACTGGTATCTTTTGTTGTATTAATCTGCTCCAATAAACCTGGCACCGTGAATGAGTTGTTGCCCGAAACACCCACTTCTTCTATATGCCAGCTCCATGCTGATGACACCAACAGCATCTCATTAAAATTAGTTTTCCGCGAAAATGAATGATCACCAATATTTCTTTGTGCAACAACCTTCAAGTAAGAAGAAAAGGTTAGCAGAAAgtaacacaaaaatatatacacaatttggCAGTAAACACTACAACACCGCCGTAAGAATCATACCTTTGCTGTGTTAAAGATGACATTCTTACAATCCGGAAGAATGCTTACTGACCAAGCTGGAAGGTGGTATAAATTTCCATTAAATGTGACATTTGCATCTGAATGGCTGTCATAATTGGCAAGGAAGGCTGCACATTCATTGGAAGGTTTGTAATAGATATGTGCcttgaaaaaacaaagaaagaatgtAAGCTTGAGTAGAAGGAGATTATGTGCAGCCAATGCTGTAAACTTGCAAGAAGAGCCAAAGCCCACATGGCTCTATGAAGAATTCACATTCCTTTTAGCAACAATAAGTGTCTTTTCGAAGAGGGCTTAGAAATGCACTTGTTGTTGATGACTACAATTTTAAGTTTATCCAAATTATCTATCAAAgtaaaacaaatacaattatgAGGTGTTTTCAAACAAGAGGTTTGTCTGATAAAAGCAAAACTAACAAAGTTGGAGCAAAACA from Mangifera indica cultivar Alphonso chromosome 6, CATAS_Mindica_2.1, whole genome shotgun sequence encodes the following:
- the LOC123218714 gene encoding quinone oxidoreductase PIG3-like; this encodes MKAIVITTPGGPEVLQLQEVEDPCINDDEVLVKVEATALNRADTLQRKGAYPPPKGASPYPGLECSGTIEAVGKNVSRWKVGDQVCALLTGGGYAEKVAVPAGQVLPVPSGVSLKDAAAFPEVACTVWSTIFMTSHLSPGEALLVHGGSSGIGTFAIQIAKSQGVKVFVTAGSEDKLAFCKGLGADVCINYKTEDFVARVKDETGGKGVDVILDSMGASYFQRNLDSLNIDGRLFIIGTQGGAKTELDIRSLFAKRLTVQAAGLRTRTLENKAEIVSEVEKNVWPPIMAGKVKPVIYKSFPLSQAAEAHQLMESSNHIGKILLVP
- the LOC123218619 gene encoding quinone oxidoreductase PIG3-like, yielding MFQPDEAIYEKPRSSYRWSWREPKRIFCQTKKTMKAIIITSPGGPEVLQLQEVEDPEIKDDEVLIKVEAAALNQGDIYQRKGLYSPPKGASLYPGLECSGTIESVGRHVSRWKVGDQVCALLAGGGYAEKVAVSAGQVLPVPSGVSLKDAACLPEVACTVWSTVFMKSHLSAGETFLVHGGSSGIGTFAIQMAKYQGARVIITAGSEEKLAACKNLGADVCINYKTEDFVARVKQETEGRGVDVILDSVGGPYLQKNFDSLNVDGRLFIIGALSGMAAEINLSSLLARRLTIQASTLRGRNPEDKEIIVREVEKNVWPGIMEGKVKPVVYKYFPLSKAAEAHRLMESSKHIGKILLLP
- the LOC123218900 gene encoding beta-galactosidase 8-like → MRSRANIAYALLIVLVLESCCFERTLCSNVTYDHRALVIDGKRRVLQSGSIHYPRSTPEVWPELIRKSKEGGLDVIETYVFWNYHEPVKGQYNFEGRFDLVKFVKTVQEAGLFVHLRIGPYACAEWNYGGFPMWLHFIPGIQFRTTNAPFKEEMQRFLGKIVNLMKEEKLFASQGGPIILAQVENEYGDVEWAYGVGGELYVKWAAETAVSLNTSVPWVMCSQEDAPDPIINTCNGFYCDGFTPNSPTKPIIWTENYSGWFLSFGYAIPYRPVEDLAFAVARFFETGGTFQNYYMYFGGTNFGRTAGGPLIATSYDYDAPLDEYGFIRQPKWGHLRDLHKAIKLCEEYLISSDPVHQQLGVNLEAHIYYKPSNECAAFLANYDSHSDANVTFNGNLYHLPAWSVSILPDCKNVIFNTAKVVAQRNIGDHSFSRKTNFNEMLLVSSAWSWHIEEVGVSGNNSFTVPGLLEQINTTKDTSDYLWYTTSINVSGEEKEAVLNIESLGHAALVFVNKKLVAFGYGNHDFANFSINKKISLKEGNNTLDLLSMMVGVQNFGPWFDIAEAGIFLVALIGSKNGKTDLSSGEWTYQVGVEGEYLGLNKVSLANSSLWTHGSILPVNKSLIWYKATFSAPDGKGPLVLNLASMGKGQAWVNGQSIGRYWPAYLSPSTGCTENCDYRGTHYSSTCQKGCGQPAQTLYHIPRSWVHPGKNLLVLYEELGGDPSKISVQTRTGQDICSFVSEADPPAADSWKPNSQFVSQVPEVRLTCEQGWKITSVNFASYGTTEGNCGTFSPGTCHADVLSIVEKACIDQVECSIPVSSANLGDACPGLLKTLAIEAHCSE